A genomic window from Rhizobium sp. EC-SD404 includes:
- the trmFO gene encoding methylenetetrahydrofolate--tRNA-(uracil(54)-C(5))-methyltransferase (FADH(2)-oxidizing) TrmFO, with product MTDTAGQTQPVHVIGGGLAGSEAAWQIAQAGIPVVLHEMRPIRGTDAHLTDGLAELVCSNSFRSDDAETNAVGVLHAEMRLAGSLIMACGDRNQVPAGGALAVDRVGFSDGVTKALNEHPLVTIEREEVTGLPPAEWGRTIIATGPLTAPSLAESIGAVTGADALAFFDAIAPIVHADSIDMDICWYQSRYDKVGPGGTGKDYINCPMTEAEYNAFVDALLAGDKTSFKDWEGTPYFDGCLPVEVMAERGRETLRHGPMKPMGLTNAHKPTEKAYAVVQLRQDNALGTLFNMVGFQTKLKYGAQTDIFRMIPGLQNAEFARLGGLHRNTYLNSPVLLDRTLRLKARSDIRFAGQITGCEGYVESAAIGLLAGRFAAAEARGLEPSLPPATSAFGSLLGHITGGHLVSEDEPGKRSFQPMNVNFGLFPPLDPGAIVRPEGVKRFRGKDKTIAKKRAMAHRAVADCAAWLGDSNFRQAAE from the coding sequence ATGACAGATACAGCAGGTCAAACACAGCCCGTTCACGTTATCGGCGGGGGACTCGCCGGCTCGGAAGCCGCCTGGCAAATAGCGCAGGCAGGCATTCCCGTCGTCCTCCACGAGATGCGGCCGATCCGCGGAACCGATGCCCACCTCACAGACGGCCTCGCCGAGCTCGTCTGCTCGAACTCGTTTCGATCGGACGATGCGGAGACGAACGCCGTCGGCGTCCTGCATGCCGAAATGCGGCTTGCCGGTTCGCTCATCATGGCATGTGGCGACCGCAATCAGGTGCCGGCAGGCGGCGCGCTCGCCGTTGACCGCGTCGGCTTTTCCGACGGCGTCACGAAGGCACTCAACGAACATCCCCTCGTCACCATCGAGCGCGAGGAAGTGACCGGCCTGCCGCCCGCCGAGTGGGGCCGGACGATCATCGCCACGGGCCCGCTCACGGCACCCTCGCTTGCCGAATCGATCGGTGCCGTGACAGGCGCGGATGCGCTCGCCTTCTTCGATGCGATCGCGCCCATCGTCCACGCCGATTCGATCGACATGGACATCTGCTGGTATCAGTCGCGCTACGACAAGGTCGGCCCCGGCGGAACGGGCAAGGACTATATCAACTGCCCGATGACGGAAGCCGAATACAATGCTTTCGTCGATGCGTTGCTTGCCGGTGACAAGACCAGCTTCAAGGATTGGGAAGGCACGCCCTATTTCGACGGCTGCCTGCCGGTCGAGGTGATGGCAGAACGCGGCCGTGAAACTCTTCGCCACGGTCCGATGAAGCCGATGGGCCTGACCAACGCCCACAAGCCGACCGAGAAGGCCTACGCCGTCGTCCAGCTGCGCCAGGACAATGCGCTCGGCACGCTCTTCAACATGGTCGGCTTCCAGACCAAGCTGAAATACGGCGCGCAGACCGATATCTTCCGGATGATTCCCGGTTTGCAGAATGCCGAATTTGCCCGTCTCGGCGGTCTGCACCGCAATACCTATCTCAATTCGCCGGTGCTTCTCGACAGGACGCTGCGCCTGAAAGCGCGTTCGGACATCCGCTTTGCCGGACAGATCACGGGATGCGAGGGCTACGTCGAATCGGCTGCCATCGGTCTCTTGGCCGGGCGCTTCGCTGCAGCGGAAGCTAGAGGCCTCGAGCCCTCCCTTCCGCCTGCGACGTCGGCATTCGGTTCGTTGCTCGGGCACATCACCGGTGGCCATCTCGTCTCCGAAGACGAGCCGGGCAAACGGTCGTTCCAGCCGATGAATGTCAATTTCGGCTTGTTTCCGCCACTGGATCCAGGCGCGATCGTGCGGCCGGAAGGCGTGAAGCGCTTTCGCGGCAAGGACAAGACGATCGCCAAGAAGCGCGCAATGGCGCACCGCGCGGTTGCCGATTGCGCCGCCTGGCTTGGCGATAGCAATTTTCGTCAGGCCGCCGAGTAG
- a CDS encoding DUF1127 domain-containing protein, whose amino-acid sequence MNVARTFNNWRKYRQTRNELARMSDRELSDIGVSRADIARIARQAI is encoded by the coding sequence ATGAACGTCGCACGCACTTTCAACAACTGGCGCAAGTACCGTCAGACCCGCAACGAACTGGCTCGCATGTCGGACCGCGAACTCAGCGATATCGGCGTAAGCCGCGCTGACATCGCACGCATCGCTCGCCAGGCGATCTAA
- a CDS encoding DUF1127 domain-containing protein → MLMLNNARSWLSRRRTMNTLRGLSNETLEDIGLTRFDVARSARQAR, encoded by the coding sequence ATGCTTATGCTCAACAATGCCCGGTCGTGGCTCAGCCGCCGCCGCACCATGAACACGCTTCGCGGCCTTTCCAACGAGACGCTCGAAGACATCGGTCTGACGCGTTTCGACGTTGCCCGCAGCGCACGCCAGGCGCGCTAA
- a CDS encoding DUF1127 domain-containing protein: MSLTESFRRWRQYRIACTDLQQMTSRELEDLGLTRRDIPIVARTAVK; encoded by the coding sequence ATGAGCCTCACGGAATCGTTTCGCCGCTGGCGCCAATACCGTATCGCCTGCACCGATCTGCAGCAGATGACGAGCCGTGAGCTCGAAGATCTCGGCCTCACCCGCCGCGATATCCCGATCGTGGCGCGGACCGCCGTCAAGTAG
- the tig gene encoding trigger factor, which produces MQVTETLAEGLKREIKVVVPAQEMEQKLNERLADAKNKVRLNGFRPGKVPMSHLKKMYGKSFMADLVNEIIRDKPGAILTERGERSATQPEIKMTEDEAEANEILDAKKDFEFSLAYEVIPAIELKGDSKLTVTREVVDIPDAEVEEQVLRIAENAKTYETKKGKAADGDRVTIDYLGKIDGEPFDGGKDDDAELVIGSNRFIPGFEEQLVGVKAGDEKTINVSFPDDYPAANLAGKEATFDIKVKDVAAAAELTIDDELAKKLGLESAEKLREVVRGQIESQYGQMTRQKVKRQILDQLDELYQFDTPETLVDAEFNNIWTQITRDLEQSGKSFEDEDTTEEAARDEYRKLAERRVRLGLVLSEIGEKAGVKVADEEMQRALYEQVRQFPGQERQIMEYFQKTPGAAASLRAPIFEEKVIDHLLSEADVTDKTVSKEELMAEDEDETGSKAEASEKKPAKKKAAKKDESAAADEDEKKPAKKKAAKKDDAEEA; this is translated from the coding sequence ATGCAGGTAACCGAGACCCTGGCCGAAGGCCTGAAGCGCGAGATCAAAGTCGTCGTGCCCGCGCAGGAGATGGAGCAGAAGCTCAACGAGCGCTTGGCCGATGCCAAGAACAAGGTCCGTCTGAACGGCTTCCGCCCCGGCAAGGTGCCGATGTCGCATCTCAAGAAGATGTACGGAAAGTCGTTCATGGCCGATCTCGTCAACGAGATCATCCGCGACAAGCCGGGCGCGATTCTGACCGAGCGCGGCGAGCGCTCTGCCACGCAGCCTGAAATCAAGATGACCGAGGACGAGGCGGAAGCCAACGAGATCCTCGACGCCAAGAAGGACTTCGAGTTCTCGCTGGCCTACGAAGTCATCCCGGCGATTGAACTCAAGGGCGATTCCAAGCTCACGGTCACCCGCGAAGTCGTCGACATTCCGGATGCGGAAGTCGAAGAGCAGGTTCTGCGCATCGCCGAGAACGCCAAGACTTACGAGACCAAGAAGGGCAAGGCTGCTGATGGCGATCGCGTGACGATCGACTATCTCGGCAAGATCGACGGCGAGCCCTTCGATGGCGGCAAGGACGATGATGCCGAACTGGTGATCGGTTCCAACCGTTTCATCCCGGGCTTCGAAGAGCAGCTGGTCGGCGTGAAGGCGGGCGACGAGAAGACGATCAACGTGTCTTTCCCGGATGATTACCCGGCTGCAAACCTCGCCGGCAAGGAAGCCACCTTCGACATCAAGGTCAAGGACGTCGCCGCTGCGGCCGAACTGACGATCGATGACGAACTGGCCAAGAAGCTGGGCCTCGAATCGGCCGAAAAGCTGCGCGAAGTCGTTCGTGGCCAGATCGAGAGCCAGTACGGCCAGATGACCCGCCAGAAGGTGAAGCGTCAGATCCTCGACCAGCTCGACGAACTCTACCAGTTCGATACGCCCGAGACGCTCGTCGATGCCGAGTTCAACAACATCTGGACGCAGATCACCCGCGATCTGGAACAGTCCGGCAAGAGCTTCGAAGACGAAGACACGACCGAGGAAGCAGCGCGCGACGAGTACCGCAAGCTCGCCGAACGCCGCGTCCGCCTCGGCCTGGTTCTTTCCGAGATCGGCGAAAAGGCCGGCGTGAAGGTTGCCGACGAGGAAATGCAGCGCGCCCTCTACGAGCAGGTTCGCCAGTTCCCCGGCCAGGAACGCCAGATCATGGAATACTTCCAGAAGACCCCGGGTGCAGCAGCTTCGCTGCGCGCGCCGATCTTCGAGGAAAAGGTCATCGACCACCTGCTTTCCGAAGCCGACGTCACCGACAAGACCGTCAGCAAGGAAGAGCTGATGGCTGAAGACGAAGACGAGACGGGCAGCAAGGCCGAAGCTTCCGAAAAGAAGCCGGCCAAGAAGAAGGCTGCGAAGAAGGACGAGTCGGCTGCCGCTGACGAGGACGAAAAGAAGCCCGCCAAGAAGAAGGCAGCCAAGAAGGACGACGCGGAAGAGGCCTGA